The Oceanithermus desulfurans sequence AGCGCGTCGGGCCCCGGAAGCGTCCGCGCGGATCGGCCGCCCCCCACCAGACCCCGGCGATGCCGGCCTCCACCAACCCCTCGGCCGCCTTGCGGAAGTGGCGGGCCTTGCCGCCCACGAGGCCGAGCTGCACTTCGCCCGTCAGCAGGCTGCCGCGCAGGGCCACCTCCTCCAGCCCCACCAGCGGCCAGGTGTTCAGCAGCTTCAAGGCTTCCCGCAGGGGCCCGGCCAGCAGCGGGTCGTCGTGCACCCTCACCAGCTCGTCCGATCCGGGCCTGCGGTAGGCGAGGCCGCCGAGGGGGTGCAGCGCGAACTGGGCGGCGGTGCGGTAACCCAGCGGGGCGGGGGAGGGGCGGATGGGGTGCACCTCCGCTTCCAGCTGCGCCACCCGCGTGAGCGACTCGCGCACGAAGCCTTCCTTGACGGGCAGCTGCGCTTCGTAGCGCATGGGCAGGTCCGCCCCCGGGGGCAGGCCGGGGTCCTCGCGGTCGGGCGAGGGTTCCAGGATTTCGACCACCGTTCCCTCGAGGTGGTTTTTCTTACGTTTCAGGCGCGCCCGCACCCGTTCACCGGGTAGACCCCCGCGCACCAGCGCCACCCCTTCGGGGGTACGGGCAAGACCAAGGCCGCGTGGTATAATCTTAGATATAATTATATTCACAACAAATCACGTTTAGCGCTTACAATTAAATCTAATTAAATTATCTCCGGGAGATACAGACCTTGTAAGCATCGGGCAGACATATGCGGAGCTGGCGGTGAAGGTATAGGTCCCTGGGAGCATCCGACCGCTGGGGTTTACGGTACAACTAACCTTTCTATCGTAAGGGCCACCTGCTTTACTCTGAACGTAACACTCCCCACTCACGTAAGCGTAAGGTTGAACCGTTAAAGTCACCGTTTCGGAGTCTTCGCTACGGATGACATCTCCGTTACCAAAGTCGATCGCGGCATCGATTTTGAATGTGATGTCGTGTTCGGTGGTATATCTTCTTGGATTAGTGAATTGCCTAGATATTGTATGCAGTCCAATACAACCCGTACCAGCTGATCTGTAGACAAGCTGGTTATCAATCAGTAACTCGCAGTTCGGTCTAGCTCCGCTAAAGTAACTTATGACTTCCCCTGCGAAAGAAATTCGTACGGTACCACTTCCAGCTATCTCGTCAGGGTCCACTGAGAGTTGCGACACCCATACCCGAACAGGAGGAAGAACGCTAGTTTGTAATGTCCTCTTTATTACAGTGTTATTAGCATTGGTAGCTACCATGTGAACTTCTAAAAACAAACCAGGTCCAGGTATTGTACCAGGACTATATAGTGTAACAGACGGGGAGTGTCCAGAAGTAGGGCAGGGCTCCGGCCCAAAATTCGCCAATAAGGTACTCGAGGGTGGATCAACAAAGTAGAATGAGAACGAGCACGTGTATGGCTCTTCGTACAGTTCGTCCACCAGCTTATAGTCAAAGTTAAATGTATTACCATAGACAGGATCTGTACCGTTGTTTTTGAAGTTGATAGTGTAGTAATCAGTTAGTGTAAACGATCTAATGTATGCCTCATTCGAAGTCGTACGACCATCGGAAAGACGGACTGATACGTTGTACCTTCCCATACGCGCATACTTGTGTGACGTACTGACTACTTCAGCATTATTCGTACTATTACAACTCAACGTATCAATTGTTCCATCTCCCCAATCAACAATGCAGGATAAGTTACTCAAGTAACTTCTATGGAGTACCATTATGTTCGCTGTAACTGGAACATCGTAGTCAAGACCCCCGGATACGACCTTACCGGTGATTTGAACATCCAAAATAGCGCCAACGCCGTCAATATAAGGCTGCCCTAATGGGACAATGCCGTCAGGC is a genomic window containing:
- a CDS encoding class I SAM-dependent RNA methyltransferase, which codes for MNIIISKIIPRGLGLARTPEGVALVRGGLPGERVRARLKRKKNHLEGTVVEILEPSPDREDPGLPPGADLPMRYEAQLPVKEGFVRESLTRVAQLEAEVHPIRPSPAPLGYRTAAQFALHPLGGLAYRRPGSDELVRVHDDPLLAGPLREALKLLNTWPLVGLEEVALRGSLLTGEVQLGLVGGKARHFRKAAEGLVEAGIAGVWWGAADPRGRFRGPTRFLAGKETLLERYGELEVQIDVVSFAQVNPRAAAGLYAEAAKLAGTGGKALELYGGSGVLGFFLARNFAQVTVTDLNRRSIEKGRADAARLGLENVRFARADAREAARFGPAELVAVDPPRSGLAKETLAALLELKPQEIVYIACDPATWARDVARLTEHGYRLDFARPYDFFPYTHHVEVLSYLTMSS